One window from the genome of Tachypleus tridentatus isolate NWPU-2018 chromosome 11, ASM421037v1, whole genome shotgun sequence encodes:
- the LOC143232852 gene encoding uncharacterized protein LOC143232852 isoform X2, protein MVKSQHKEMSSRKDDISSLSQERCLWANETTDIGNYTSLRQLRENKKSRSTNKRPSGSVEDASPNSESTDSSSVNDDITMPTKPKQQRRPTTNGHRRRSTLNARERNLRRLESNERERMRMHSLNDAFQALREVIPHVTMEKKLSKIETLTLAKNYIMALTNVVCEMRGENKPYKLLPIHLDSNNNNDDDDPANILSESVLILKEMSNHQGKLEGVSVTGFNVDVHSCNHNVL, encoded by the coding sequence ATGGTGAAGTCACAACATAAAGAAATGTCATCAAGGAAAGACGATATCAGTTCGCTTTCACAAGAAAGGTGTTTATGGGCTAACGAAACTACTGACATCGGTAACTATACTTCTTTGCGTCAGCTTCGGGAAAACAAAAAGTCACGCAGCACCAACAAGCGCCCTTCTGGTTCAGTAGAAGATGCATCGCCCAACAGCGAATCTACTGATTCGAGCTCTGTGAACGATGATATCACCATGCCGACCAAACCCAAACAACAGAGAAGACCAACAACGAACGGGCATAGACGAAGATCAACATTAAATGCAAGGGAACGAAATCTTCGTCGACTGGAAAGTAACGAAAGAGAGCGCATGCGCATGCACAGCTTAAACGATGCCTTTCAAGCCCTCCGAGAAGTAATTCCACATGTTACGATGGAAAAGAAATTGTCCAAGATAGAAACGTTGACGTTAGCCAAAAACTATATAATGGCGCTCACAAATGTTGTTTGCGAAATGCGAGGAGAAAACAAACCTTACAAGCTCTTACCAATCCACCTAGATAGCAACAACAATAACGATGACGACGATCCGGCAAATATACTTTCTGAAAGCGTCCTAATCCTTAAAGAAATGAGCAACCATCAGGGGAAATTGGAAGGAGTAAGCGTCACTGGCTTTAACGTTGATGTTCACTCTTGCAATCACAATGTTCTTTAG
- the LOC143232852 gene encoding uncharacterized protein LOC143232852 isoform X1, with product MKAILVRKIPKNGRLVWNMGMVKSQHKEMSSRKDDISSLSQERCLWANETTDIGNYTSLRQLRENKKSRSTNKRPSGSVEDASPNSESTDSSSVNDDITMPTKPKQQRRPTTNGHRRRSTLNARERNLRRLESNERERMRMHSLNDAFQALREVIPHVTMEKKLSKIETLTLAKNYIMALTNVVCEMRGENKPYKLLPIHLDSNNNNDDDDPANILSESVLILKEMSNHQGKLEGVSVTGFNVDVHSCNHNVL from the coding sequence GGCATGGTGAAGTCACAACATAAAGAAATGTCATCAAGGAAAGACGATATCAGTTCGCTTTCACAAGAAAGGTGTTTATGGGCTAACGAAACTACTGACATCGGTAACTATACTTCTTTGCGTCAGCTTCGGGAAAACAAAAAGTCACGCAGCACCAACAAGCGCCCTTCTGGTTCAGTAGAAGATGCATCGCCCAACAGCGAATCTACTGATTCGAGCTCTGTGAACGATGATATCACCATGCCGACCAAACCCAAACAACAGAGAAGACCAACAACGAACGGGCATAGACGAAGATCAACATTAAATGCAAGGGAACGAAATCTTCGTCGACTGGAAAGTAACGAAAGAGAGCGCATGCGCATGCACAGCTTAAACGATGCCTTTCAAGCCCTCCGAGAAGTAATTCCACATGTTACGATGGAAAAGAAATTGTCCAAGATAGAAACGTTGACGTTAGCCAAAAACTATATAATGGCGCTCACAAATGTTGTTTGCGAAATGCGAGGAGAAAACAAACCTTACAAGCTCTTACCAATCCACCTAGATAGCAACAACAATAACGATGACGACGATCCGGCAAATATACTTTCTGAAAGCGTCCTAATCCTTAAAGAAATGAGCAACCATCAGGGGAAATTGGAAGGAGTAAGCGTCACTGGCTTTAACGTTGATGTTCACTCTTGCAATCACAATGTTCTTTAG